The Deinococcus aquiradiocola genome includes a window with the following:
- a CDS encoding 2-isopropylmalate synthase: protein MTQSSSQPERIRIFDTTLRDGEQSPGVALNHQQKLEIAHQLARLGVDVIEAGFPIASPGDLEGVQRIAREVRGPIIAGLARAGQADIEAAARGVDGADRPRIHTFIATSPIHMKKKLNLEPDAVVERAVQAVRLARGFVDDVEFSAEDATRSEWPFLVRIFQAVVEAGATTVNIPDTVGYTTPDEMRALFAHVRENLPGHVILSSHCHDDLGLAVANSIAAAEGGARQIECTINGIGERAGNASLEEIVMAFHTRQDVYAYTTGIATRELYRSSRMVSRLSGMPVQPNKAVVGDNAFAHESGIHQDGVLKARETYEIMNAELVGREAGVLVMGKHSGRAAFRKALSDLGYEIEEERIKGLFAGFKDLADRKGQIYADDLRALVEARTDIPQTFTLERFQITSGSDLQPLAFVRIATPDGVHEATASGNGSVEAVFGAINAATGIAPSLEIYRVQAVTKGSEALGEVSITARHGETSLHGTGVDTDVVAASGRAWLRIINQVVAGQGKSRAVTQGTV from the coding sequence ATGACCCAGTCCAGCAGCCAGCCCGAACGCATCCGCATCTTCGACACCACCCTGCGCGACGGTGAACAGAGCCCCGGCGTGGCCCTCAACCACCAGCAGAAGCTGGAGATCGCGCACCAGCTCGCGCGGCTGGGCGTGGACGTGATCGAGGCGGGCTTCCCCATCGCCAGTCCCGGCGACCTGGAGGGCGTGCAACGCATCGCGCGCGAGGTGCGCGGCCCGATCATCGCGGGCCTCGCGCGGGCCGGGCAGGCCGACATCGAAGCGGCCGCGCGCGGCGTGGACGGCGCCGACAGGCCCCGCATCCACACCTTCATCGCGACCAGCCCCATCCACATGAAGAAGAAACTGAACCTGGAGCCGGACGCCGTCGTGGAACGCGCCGTGCAGGCCGTGCGTCTCGCCCGAGGCTTCGTGGACGACGTGGAATTCAGTGCCGAGGACGCCACCCGCAGCGAGTGGCCGTTCCTCGTGCGGATCTTCCAGGCGGTCGTGGAGGCGGGCGCCACCACCGTCAACATTCCCGACACGGTCGGCTACACCACCCCCGACGAGATGCGCGCCCTGTTCGCGCACGTCCGCGAGAACCTGCCCGGCCACGTCATCCTGAGCAGCCACTGCCACGACGACCTGGGCCTCGCCGTCGCGAACAGCATCGCGGCGGCCGAGGGCGGTGCACGCCAGATCGAGTGCACCATCAACGGCATCGGTGAGCGCGCCGGGAACGCCAGCCTCGAAGAGATCGTGATGGCGTTCCACACGCGCCAGGACGTGTACGCCTACACGACCGGCATCGCCACGCGCGAACTGTACCGCAGCTCCCGCATGGTCAGCCGCCTGAGCGGCATGCCGGTCCAGCCGAACAAGGCCGTCGTGGGCGACAACGCCTTCGCGCACGAGTCCGGCATCCACCAGGACGGCGTCCTGAAGGCCCGCGAGACGTACGAGATCATGAACGCCGAACTGGTCGGCCGTGAGGCGGGCGTCCTCGTGATGGGCAAGCACAGTGGCCGCGCCGCGTTCCGCAAGGCGCTCAGCGACCTGGGCTACGAGATCGAGGAGGAGCGCATCAAGGGCCTGTTCGCGGGCTTCAAGGACCTCGCCGACCGCAAGGGCCAGATCTACGCCGACGACCTGCGCGCCCTCGTCGAGGCCCGCACCGACATCCCGCAGACCTTCACGCTCGAACGCTTCCAGATCACGTCCGGCAGCGACCTGCAGCCGCTCGCCTTCGTGCGGATCGCCACCCCGGACGGCGTGCACGAAGCGACCGCCAGCGGCAACGGCTCCGTCGAAGCGGTGTTCGGTGCCATCAACGCCGCCACCGGCATCGCCCCCAGCCTGGAGATCTACCGCGTGCAGGCCGTCACCAAGGGTTCCGAGGCGCTCGGCGAGGTCAGCATCACCGCCCGTCACGGCGAGACCAGCCTGCACGGCACCGGCGTCGACACCGACGTGGTCGCCGCGTCCGGCCGCGCGTGGCTGCGCATCATCAACCAGGTGGTCGCCGGGCAGGGCAAGTCCCGCGCCGTCACGCAGGGCACGGTGTAG
- a CDS encoding low molecular weight protein tyrosine phosphatase family protein: MVFVCTQNRLRSPTAEVVFRDTPGWEVTSAGTERDAPTPVSRDLLEWADVAVCMQKVHRELMRQRFRGALPDDRMLTLGIPDDYEFMDAELVALLRRLVPGRLSHLRPRAGEGDGRGL; this comes from the coding sequence GTGGTGTTCGTGTGCACGCAGAACAGGCTGCGGTCCCCGACGGCGGAGGTCGTGTTCCGGGACACGCCAGGGTGGGAGGTGACGTCGGCAGGGACGGAGCGTGACGCGCCGACGCCCGTGTCGCGCGACCTGCTGGAGTGGGCGGACGTGGCGGTCTGCATGCAGAAGGTCCACCGTGAGCTGATGCGCCAGCGGTTCCGTGGGGCGCTGCCGGACGACCGGATGCTGACGCTGGGCATCCCGGACGACTATGAATTCATGGACGCGGAACTCGTCGCGCTGCTGCGGAGGCTGGTGCCGGGTCGCCTCTCGCACCTGCGGCCCAGGGCCGGGGAGGGGGATGGTCGGGGCCTGTAG
- a CDS encoding lipocalin family protein, with protein MRARILLASLMCVPVLTACLPRAERFDGARVPEASALGPNRAATEWWYVSAYLPDTGQAFHWAQFKVNYQGVPYNVAHVAVTDLNTGQVQFLENRAPGATFTFPPLRVRQGDWSLTQEGAGNTAGFRLVAGPLDVTLTPQKGPVVHPPGYSGTPETGQLYYQSVTRLSVGGTVAGRAARGTAWLDHQWGDQQPGRTALWDWFGVHLSDGSDLMLYRVRTPDGRVVQLAGSEVGADGVARAVGNVSMTPARTWVSGSGRTYVLDWTVRSDRGELTLRAVNDTQELLARSTFVAYWEGPVRGEGRWGGNSVTVDGMGEFVGGPLSGAELSRTP; from the coding sequence ATGCGTGCCCGGATCCTGCTGGCGTCCCTGATGTGCGTTCCCGTCCTGACGGCGTGCCTGCCACGCGCCGAGAGGTTCGACGGTGCCCGAGTGCCGGAAGCGTCGGCACTCGGCCCGAACCGTGCCGCGACGGAATGGTGGTACGTGTCCGCGTACCTGCCGGACACCGGTCAGGCGTTCCACTGGGCGCAGTTCAAGGTGAACTACCAGGGCGTGCCGTACAACGTGGCGCACGTGGCCGTGACGGACCTGAACACCGGACAGGTGCAGTTCCTGGAGAACCGCGCGCCGGGGGCGACGTTCACGTTCCCGCCCCTGCGGGTGCGGCAGGGCGACTGGTCCCTCACGCAGGAGGGCGCGGGCAACACCGCCGGGTTCCGGCTGGTGGCTGGCCCGCTGGACGTGACGCTCACGCCGCAGAAGGGACCGGTCGTTCATCCGCCCGGGTACTCCGGGACGCCGGAAACGGGGCAGCTGTACTACCAGAGCGTCACGCGACTCTCGGTGGGCGGCACGGTGGCCGGGCGTGCCGCGCGGGGCACGGCATGGCTCGATCATCAGTGGGGTGATCAGCAGCCGGGCCGGACGGCCCTGTGGGACTGGTTCGGGGTGCACCTGTCGGACGGGTCGGACCTGATGCTGTACCGCGTGCGGACACCGGACGGCCGGGTGGTGCAGCTGGCCGGGTCGGAGGTGGGCGCGGACGGCGTGGCGCGCGCCGTGGGGAACGTCAGCATGACGCCCGCACGCACCTGGGTGTCCGGGAGTGGCCGGACGTACGTGCTGGACTGGACGGTCCGGTCCGACCGGGGAGAGCTGACGCTGCGGGCCGTGAACGACACGCAGGAACTGCTGGCACGCAGCACCTTCGTGGCGTACTGGGAGGGTCCGGTGCGCGGCGAGGGCCGCTGGGGCGGAAACAGCGTGACGGTGGACGGGATGGGTGAGTTCGTGGGTGGCCCGCTGAGCGGCGCGGAACTGAGCCGCACGCCCTGA
- the ilvC gene encoding ketol-acid reductoisomerase, producing the protein MAAKMYYDKDVQLDPIENKLIAIIGYGSQAHAHAQNLRDSGLNVVVGLRDGSPSKAKAEQAGLKVVSIEDATKTADVIMILIPDENQPKTYEESIAPHLTAGKALAFGHGFNVHFGRITPPADVDVFLVAPKGPGHMLRRVYADGAGMPSIFAVQQDATGKAKDIALAYARGIGGTRAGVLETTFKEETETDLFGEQSVLCGGVTHLIQAGFETLVEAGYQPEIAYFETLHEVKLIVDLIYEKGFEGMRHSISNTAEFGDYVTGPRIITADTKAEMGRVLGDIQSGAFAKRFIEDAESGFPYMNEQRGKMRTHTLEVVGKELRDQMPFITKKELEV; encoded by the coding sequence ATGGCCGCAAAAATGTACTACGACAAGGACGTCCAGCTCGACCCCATCGAGAACAAGCTGATCGCCATCATCGGTTACGGTTCGCAGGCGCACGCGCACGCGCAGAACCTGCGTGACAGCGGCCTGAACGTGGTCGTGGGCCTGCGTGACGGCAGCCCCAGCAAGGCCAAGGCCGAGCAGGCGGGCCTGAAGGTCGTCAGCATCGAGGACGCCACCAAGACGGCCGACGTGATCATGATCCTGATCCCGGACGAGAACCAGCCCAAGACGTACGAGGAGAGCATCGCGCCTCACCTGACGGCCGGGAAGGCGCTGGCCTTCGGGCACGGCTTCAACGTGCACTTCGGGCGCATCACGCCGCCCGCCGACGTGGACGTGTTCCTGGTGGCCCCCAAGGGTCCCGGTCACATGCTTCGCCGCGTGTACGCGGACGGTGCGGGCATGCCGAGCATCTTCGCGGTGCAGCAGGACGCGACCGGCAAGGCCAAGGACATCGCGCTGGCGTACGCCCGCGGGATCGGCGGCACGCGTGCGGGCGTGCTGGAAACCACCTTCAAGGAAGAGACCGAGACGGACCTCTTCGGTGAGCAGAGCGTGCTGTGCGGCGGCGTGACGCACCTGATCCAGGCGGGCTTCGAGACGCTGGTCGAGGCGGGGTACCAGCCGGAGATCGCGTACTTCGAGACGCTGCACGAGGTGAAGCTGATCGTGGACCTGATCTACGAGAAGGGCTTCGAGGGCATGCGTCACAGCATCAGCAACACCGCCGAGTTCGGTGATTACGTGACGGGGCCGCGCATCATCACGGCCGACACGAAGGCCGAGATGGGCCGCGTGCTGGGCGACATTCAGAGCGGCGCGTTCGCGAAGCGCTTCATCGAGGACGCCGAGAGCGGCTTCCCGTACATGAACGAGCAGCGCGGCAAGATGCGCACCCACACTCTCGAAGTGGTCGGCAAGGAACTGCGTGACCAGATGCCGTTCATCACCAAGAAGGAACTGGAGGTCTGA
- a CDS encoding metallophosphoesterase — MTPASPAHRFPHLSRRQVLAWGLGLGLAGTGVGAAQGYAPPELSRVQATLPGLESPLRVAVLTDLHYGPFIREAQVRAWVDLALGVRPDVTLVVGDFADVPLASGMPGPLARQLARLRAPLGVYGVWGNHDYGCFGRFDQPYSGGPRDDWQDVRERFRQELARGGLRVLTNEGLSLRPDVWLGGLDDLMWGAPDAQAALHGAPTQAAQLLMIHEPDALVPLAGTPAWRPDGLAVCGHTHGGQVRLPLLGAPVVPSAYGQRFAQGWVRGDPSGDRPGARAYVSRGLGLSGIPFRNLCPPELVLLDLHPA; from the coding sequence ATGACGCCCGCCTCGCCTGCCCACCGCTTCCCTCACCTCAGTCGCCGTCAGGTGCTGGCGTGGGGGCTGGGCCTGGGGCTGGCGGGGACGGGCGTGGGGGCCGCGCAGGGGTACGCGCCGCCCGAACTGAGCCGCGTGCAGGCGACCCTGCCGGGCCTGGAGTCGCCGCTGCGGGTGGCGGTCCTGACGGACCTGCATTACGGGCCGTTCATCCGGGAGGCGCAGGTGCGGGCGTGGGTGGATCTCGCGCTCGGCGTCCGGCCGGACGTGACGCTGGTGGTGGGGGATTTCGCGGACGTGCCGCTCGCGTCCGGCATGCCCGGCCCGCTCGCGCGGCAGCTGGCGCGGCTGCGCGCGCCGCTCGGCGTGTACGGCGTGTGGGGCAACCACGATTACGGGTGCTTCGGGCGCTTCGATCAGCCGTACTCGGGCGGCCCGCGGGACGACTGGCAGGACGTGCGCGAACGGTTCCGGCAGGAACTGGCACGCGGCGGGCTGCGCGTCCTGACGAACGAGGGGCTGTCCCTGCGGCCGGACGTGTGGCTGGGCGGGCTGGACGACCTGATGTGGGGCGCGCCGGACGCGCAGGCGGCCCTGCACGGCGCACCCACGCAGGCGGCGCAACTCCTGATGATTCACGAGCCGGACGCGCTCGTGCCGCTGGCCGGAACGCCCGCGTGGCGGCCGGACGGGCTGGCCGTGTGCGGGCACACGCACGGCGGGCAGGTGCGCCTCCCGCTGCTGGGCGCGCCCGTCGTGCCGAGCGCGTACGGGCAGCGGTTCGCGCAGGGCTGGGTGCGCGGCGACCCGTCCGGGGACAGGCCGGGCGCGCGTGCGTACGTGAGCCGCGGCCTGGGCCTGAGCGGCATTCCCTTCCGGAACCTCTGCCCGCCGGAACTGGTGCTGCTGGACCTCCACCCCGCCTGA
- the ilvN gene encoding acetolactate synthase small subunit — protein sequence MTGHSVGVEQDHLVSVIVRDEPKVLTRITALFGRRAYNIKSLSVGSTENPGLSRMTFVVTGNRGIVEQAMKQLEKLIDVVHVIDHSLEKFVDRELVLVKVHITNDTRVEVRHIAEDFRARIVDVGRHALTFEVTGDEGKITAFIEQMRPFGILETMRTGRVALTRGSNADIPSHVYHDGESTGLTATSTSVAPREQEAQTVENLF from the coding sequence ATGACGGGGCACAGTGTCGGCGTGGAGCAGGACCATCTGGTGAGCGTGATCGTGCGGGACGAACCGAAGGTGCTGACGCGCATCACGGCGCTGTTCGGGCGGCGCGCGTACAACATCAAGAGCCTCTCCGTGGGCAGCACCGAGAACCCCGGCCTGAGCCGCATGACCTTCGTGGTGACCGGCAACCGGGGCATCGTGGAGCAGGCCATGAAGCAGCTGGAGAAGCTGATCGACGTGGTGCACGTCATCGACCACAGCCTGGAGAAGTTCGTGGACCGCGAACTGGTGCTCGTGAAGGTCCACATCACCAACGACACGCGCGTCGAGGTGCGGCACATCGCCGAGGACTTCCGCGCGCGCATCGTGGACGTGGGCCGTCACGCCCTGACCTTCGAGGTGACGGGCGACGAGGGCAAGATCACGGCGTTCATCGAGCAGATGCGGCCCTTCGGGATCCTGGAGACCATGCGGACGGGCCGCGTGGCCCTCACGCGAGGCAGCAACGCCGACATTCCCAGCCACGTGTACCACGACGGCGAGAGCACCGGCCTGACCGCCACGAGCACCTCTGTCGCCCCGCGCGAACAGGAAGCGCAGACGGTCGAGAACCTGTTCTGA
- a CDS encoding DUF11 domain-containing protein encodes MPVRTTPQPPRGLRWRSPGSLLTLLYLLLTLAGQDAAAQKTFAARYTNTAVAGDIVLIGNVNYHCTTAAPATAAQITACNNARTGGSITNNNTYMVPVDTDSDPATSNSSSAGLNLPAGSNVLFAGLYLNGISASATNRAAATFATPLAGGAPVTALAANVAAVGSNYQSFIDVTTLVQAGGNGVYTVGNVASTAGAGNWGGWTMVVAYRNTSLATRNLAVFDGLQQASNAATPVDIGVSGFITPSVGTVRSTIGVVAYDGDRGSLEGSGAGGSLQFGPSTSSLSAVSNATNPVNDVFNSTITALGADVTFGRTPAYTNTLGLDIDTLTPNTPLPNGSTSAVVRVIGTSGDVIYPGVITLATEIFVPNIKDSLTKSVTDLNGGATVPGDTLEYELVVRNSGNDGAKNVILTDPLPGNVTYVPGSLVITGSNAGTKTDAAGDDQAEYAGGTRTVTFRLGGGATASAGGLVLPSEETRARFRVTVNAAVPGGTNIDNTGTVNYNQQTLGTAVSDTSDSDPNAAGDQPARVTVAGPDLTVSKSHTGTAPEGGTATFTLRVSNAGLAPSFGTVTLTDTLPASLTALSVTGSGWTCTLSPLQCTRSDALAPGGSYADVTLTVRANTGTNGNVTNTASVSSASEGSVNTGNNGASDTLTVQPRPNVKLTKSVRNVTTGAAAGTSVNASPGQTLEYCIAFQNTGGDAPNFQLKDDAPANTSALTGAYGAGLGVQLTLGSAVSTLSSAADTDAASLIGTRLTYTHGTLLQNQSGRVCFQVSVN; translated from the coding sequence ATGCCTGTCCGGACAACCCCGCAGCCTCCTCGCGGGCTGCGCTGGCGCTCCCCCGGCAGCCTGCTGACGCTGCTGTACCTGCTGCTCACACTGGCGGGCCAGGACGCGGCGGCGCAGAAGACCTTCGCGGCCCGGTACACGAACACGGCCGTCGCAGGCGACATCGTCCTGATCGGGAACGTCAATTACCACTGCACGACCGCCGCGCCCGCCACGGCCGCGCAGATCACAGCGTGCAACAATGCCAGGACGGGCGGCAGCATCACCAACAACAACACGTACATGGTGCCCGTCGACACGGACAGCGATCCCGCCACCAGCAACTCCAGCAGCGCGGGCCTGAACCTCCCGGCGGGCAGCAACGTGCTGTTCGCCGGACTGTACCTGAACGGCATCTCGGCCAGCGCCACGAACCGCGCGGCGGCCACGTTCGCCACGCCACTGGCGGGCGGCGCGCCGGTCACGGCACTCGCCGCGAACGTCGCTGCCGTCGGCAGCAACTACCAGTCGTTCATCGACGTGACGACGCTCGTTCAGGCGGGCGGCAACGGCGTGTACACGGTCGGCAACGTCGCGTCCACCGCCGGGGCGGGCAACTGGGGCGGGTGGACGATGGTCGTCGCGTACCGCAACACGTCGCTCGCCACGCGGAACCTCGCGGTGTTCGACGGGCTTCAGCAGGCCAGCAACGCGGCCACGCCGGTCGATATCGGCGTGAGCGGGTTCATCACGCCGAGCGTCGGGACGGTCAGGAGCACCATCGGCGTGGTCGCCTACGACGGGGACCGCGGCAGCCTGGAAGGCAGCGGCGCGGGCGGCAGCCTGCAGTTCGGGCCGAGCACGTCGAGCCTGTCGGCCGTGTCGAACGCCACGAACCCCGTGAACGACGTGTTCAACAGCACCATCACGGCCCTCGGCGCGGACGTGACGTTCGGCCGCACGCCCGCGTACACGAACACGCTCGGACTCGATATCGACACGCTGACGCCCAACACGCCCCTCCCGAACGGCAGCACGTCCGCCGTGGTGCGCGTGATCGGCACGAGCGGCGACGTCATCTATCCGGGCGTCATCACGCTCGCGACCGAGATCTTCGTGCCGAACATCAAGGACAGCCTGACCAAGAGCGTGACCGACCTGAACGGCGGCGCGACCGTGCCGGGCGACACGCTGGAGTACGAACTGGTCGTCAGGAACAGCGGCAACGACGGCGCAAAGAACGTGATCCTCACCGACCCCCTGCCCGGCAACGTGACGTACGTGCCGGGCAGCCTCGTGATCACCGGCTCGAACGCCGGCACGAAAACCGACGCGGCCGGCGACGACCAGGCCGAGTACGCGGGCGGGACGCGCACCGTCACGTTCCGGCTGGGGGGTGGCGCGACCGCCAGCGCGGGCGGACTGGTCCTCCCGAGCGAGGAGACGCGCGCGCGCTTCCGCGTGACCGTGAACGCGGCCGTGCCGGGCGGCACGAACATCGACAACACCGGCACCGTGAACTACAACCAGCAGACGCTCGGCACGGCCGTATCCGACACCAGCGACAGCGACCCGAACGCCGCCGGGGACCAGCCCGCCCGCGTCACGGTCGCCGGACCGGACCTGACCGTCAGCAAGTCGCACACCGGCACCGCACCGGAAGGCGGGACGGCCACCTTCACGCTGCGCGTGAGCAACGCCGGACTGGCCCCCAGTTTCGGGACGGTGACCCTCACGGACACGCTGCCCGCCAGCCTCACCGCCCTGAGCGTCACGGGAAGCGGGTGGACGTGCACGCTCTCACCGCTGCAGTGCACGCGCAGCGACGCGCTCGCCCCGGGCGGCAGCTACGCGGACGTGACGCTCACCGTGCGCGCCAACACCGGCACGAACGGCAACGTCACCAACACGGCCAGCGTCTCCAGCGCCAGCGAGGGCAGCGTCAACACCGGCAACAACGGCGCGAGCGACACCCTGACCGTGCAGCCCCGCCCGAACGTGAAACTCACCAAGTCCGTCCGCAACGTCACGACGGGCGCGGCGGCAGGCACGAGCGTGAATGCCAGCCCCGGCCAGACGCTCGAGTACTGCATCGCGTTCCAGAACACGGGCGGCGACGCGCCGAACTTCCAGCTGAAAGACGACGCGCCCGCCAACACCTCCGCCCTCACCGGCGCGTACGGGGCGGGCCTGGGCGTGCAGCTCACGCTGGGCAGCGCCGTCAGCACGCTCAGCAGCGCCGCCGACACGGACGCCGCGTCCCTGATCGGCACGCGCCTCACGTACACGCACGGCACGCTCCTGCAGAACCAGAGCGGCCGCGTGTGCTTCCAGGTGAGCGTGAACTGA
- a CDS encoding antibiotic biosynthesis monooxygenase family protein: protein MVLEIATIVLKPGNADAFISVMPDAFPFVESTPGYVRHELHRGVESPDTFTLLIWWETLEAHTVTFRESDRFPAWRAVWGHLMESASIVHVTQVY from the coding sequence ATGGTCCTCGAAATTGCCACCATTGTGCTGAAGCCCGGCAACGCCGACGCGTTCATCTCGGTCATGCCGGACGCCTTTCCCTTCGTGGAGAGCACGCCCGGGTACGTACGGCACGAGCTGCACCGGGGCGTGGAGTCGCCCGACACCTTCACGCTGCTGATCTGGTGGGAGACGCTGGAGGCACACACCGTGACGTTCCGGGAGTCGGACCGCTTTCCGGCCTGGCGGGCCGTGTGGGGACACCTGATGGAGTCGGCCAGCATCGTGCACGTCACGCAGGTGTACTGA
- a CDS encoding substrate-binding periplasmic protein — protein MKNRSPLARLALCSLALLASTASARTFSAIRAEGVLRVLAPADLPPFTFVTSGVNAGFEIELLGAIASDMGLKLDVQHAPSSQLFPALQDDRADVAVAALAITSTREQKVDFTQPTLCGGVSVISADPKIQLHTDLENKTIGVASGTIMESYVAKLPFQKTVKVFPTISDVTLALFSRQIDATFGYLIMKPTLDRLYPKYPTVWGPVLFNVPIGMATADSNTSTRSALNIGLIKVMRDGRYAKLSQKYFGTDVSCKRS, from the coding sequence ATGAAGAACCGTTCCCCACTCGCCCGCCTCGCCCTGTGCAGCCTTGCCCTCCTCGCCTCCACCGCGTCCGCCCGCACCTTCAGCGCCATCCGTGCCGAGGGCGTGCTGCGCGTCCTCGCGCCCGCCGACCTGCCGCCCTTCACCTTCGTGACGAGCGGCGTGAACGCCGGGTTCGAGATCGAACTGCTGGGCGCCATCGCGTCCGACATGGGCCTGAAACTCGACGTGCAGCACGCGCCCAGCAGCCAGCTGTTCCCGGCCCTGCAGGACGACCGGGCCGACGTGGCCGTCGCGGCCCTCGCCATCACCAGCACCCGCGAGCAGAAGGTCGACTTCACGCAGCCCACCCTGTGCGGCGGCGTGAGCGTCATCTCCGCCGACCCCAAGATCCAGCTGCACACCGACCTCGAAAACAAGACCATCGGCGTCGCGTCCGGCACCATCATGGAAAGCTACGTCGCGAAACTCCCCTTCCAGAAGACCGTCAAGGTCTTCCCGACCATCAGCGACGTGACGCTCGCCCTGTTCTCCAGGCAGATCGACGCGACCTTCGGGTACCTCATCATGAAACCCACCCTGGACCGCCTGTACCCCAAGTACCCGACCGTGTGGGGACCCGTGCTCTTCAACGTCCCGATCGGCATGGCGACCGCCGACAGCAACACCTCCACCCGCTCCGCCCTGAACATCGGCCTGATCAAGGTCATGCGGGACGGACGCTACGCGAAACTCAGCCAGAAGTACTTCGGGACGGACGTGAGCTGCAAACGCAGCTGA
- a CDS encoding DUF5655 domain-containing protein, whose product MPGQVAEKNARAFQAYLENVQARTGLTVADFRAQAAQKGLTTHRELLAWLKTDLGLGHGHAQAVIATILNPDHSQKTADDHLTPLFAGKKAHWRPLYDALMGHVQAFGPDVETTYSKAYVSLFRPRRFASLHPASADRFDIGLNLKGAEPAGRLEAAGSWNRMVTHRVRIADPAEVDDEVYGWLRQAYDQHQP is encoded by the coding sequence GTGCCGGGGCAGGTGGCCGAGAAGAACGCGAGAGCGTTCCAGGCCTATCTGGAGAACGTCCAGGCCAGAACGGGCCTGACCGTGGCCGACTTCCGCGCCCAGGCCGCCCAGAAGGGACTGACCACCCACAGGGAGCTGCTGGCGTGGCTCAAGACCGATCTCGGGCTGGGGCACGGGCACGCGCAGGCGGTCATCGCCACCATCCTGAACCCGGACCACAGTCAGAAGACCGCCGACGACCATCTGACGCCACTGTTCGCCGGGAAGAAGGCCCACTGGCGGCCGCTCTACGACGCCCTCATGGGGCACGTGCAGGCGTTCGGGCCGGACGTGGAGACGACCTACAGCAAGGCCTACGTGTCGCTGTTCCGGCCCAGACGCTTCGCCAGCCTGCACCCGGCCAGCGCGGACCGCTTCGACATCGGGCTGAACCTGAAGGGCGCGGAACCCGCCGGGCGACTGGAGGCGGCGGGCAGCTGGAACCGCATGGTCACGCACCGGGTACGGATTGCCGACCCGGCGGAGGTGGACGACGAGGTGTACGGCTGGCTGCGGCAGGCCTACGATCAGCATCAACCCTGA